The following proteins are encoded in a genomic region of Oryzias latipes chromosome 17, ASM223467v1:
- the LOC101169145 gene encoding cysteine-rich secretory protein LCCL domain-containing 1, with product MERSLILCPGWVKGALLIPCFIQTALAVVLTNSTGLESILDKYRNRDEEWWKARSRGRRAISQEDMHLIVDLHNKLRGQVYPPASNMEYMMWDYELERSAEYWAHMCRWEHGPNHMLTQIGQNLGVHWGRDRPPTYHVQAWYDEVRHYSYPYSQECNPHCPLRCSGPVCTHYTQLVWATSNRIGCAINVCYNMNVWGMIWAKAVYLVCNYSPPGNWWGHAPYKYGTPCSACPASYAGGCRDNLCYKDGGVNRRPPPEIEKTNLIEPEQEPVRDREPQPTPDPSPNDNAERDWTVSTEQMSQQVECETKLRDQCKGTTCNRYECPPGCLEKPGKVVGTVYYDMQSSVCGAALHSGVIDNDGGWLDVTRLGRKQHFTKSYKNGIQSIGKNRSANSFKVDPVPVKAVTCDMNVAVYCPFKKPVRHCPRLYCPRNCLHSSQAQVIGTKSYSDKSSICRAAIHAGVIQNESGGYLDVMPVDKRQHYTGSYRNGITSASLINPIGGKAFRVFAVI from the exons ATGGAGAGGTCCCTGATTCTTTGCCCTGGCTGGGTCAAAGGTGCACTCCTGATCCCATGCTTTATCCAGACAGCCCTGGCTGTGGTCCTCACCAACTCCACAGGGCTGGAGTCCATTCTAGACAAGTACAGAAATAGAGACGAGGAGTGGTGGAAGGCAAGGTCGAGAGGGAGGAGGGCCATCAGCCAGGAGGACATGCATCTCATCGTGGACCTCCACAACAAGCTGCGGGGTCAGGTCTATCCTCCTGCCTCCAACATGGAGTACATG ATGTGGGATTACGAGTTGGAACGAAGTGCGGAGTACTGGGCACACATGTGTCGCTGGGAGCATGGACCGAACCACATGCTAACACAGATAGGCCAAAACCTGGGAGTGCACTGGGGCAG ggATCGCCCTCCAACCTATCATGTACAGGCCTGGTATGATGAAGTGAGACATTACAGCTATCCATACTCCCAGGAATGTAACCCACACTGCCCGCTCAGATGCTCGGGACCCGTCTGCACTCATTACACTCAG TTGGTGTGGGCAACCAGCAACCGCATCGGCTGTGCCATCAATGTGTGCTACAACATGAACGTGTGGGGAATGATCTGGGCTAAAGCTGTCTACCTGGTCTGCAACTACTCTCCTCC gggtAACTGGTGGGGCCATGCTCCTTATAAATATggaactccctgctctgcctgTCCAGCTAGTTATGCTGGTGGCTGTAGGGACAATCTATGTTATAAag ATGGGGGGGTAAACAGGCGCCCACCTCCTGAAATTGAGAAGACAAACTTGATTGAACCTGAGCAAGAGCCGGTAAGGGACAGAGAACCTCAGCCAACACCCGATCCATCACCTAATGACAATGCTGAGAGAGACTGGACCGTCAGCACAGAGCAAATGT CCCAACAGGTTGAGTGTGAGACTAAGCTGAGGGACCAGTGCAAGGGCACGACCTGCAACAG ATACGAGTGTCCACCTGGTTGCCTCGAGAAGCCTGGAAAAGTGGTTGGAACCGTCTACTATGACATG CAATCCAGTGTGTGTGGAGCTGCACTACACTCTGGAGTCATTGACAATGATGGCGGATGGCTGGACGTGACGCGACTTGGCAGAAAGCAACATTTTACCAAATCATACAAGAATGGGATCCAATCCATTGG gaaaaacagaaGTGCAAACTCTTTCAAAGTAGACCCAGTACCTG TAAAGGCTGTTACGTGTGATATGAACGTGGCAGTTTACTGTCCTTTCAAGAAACCTGTTCGCCACTGTCCCAG gttGTATTGTCCAAGGAACTGCCTGCATAGCAGTCAAGCTCAAGTCATTGGAACAAAGTCTTACTCAGAT AAATCTAGTATTTGTAGGGCGGCCATTCATGCAGGAGTGATCCAGAATGAGTCAGGAGGGTATCTGGACGTGATGCCAGTGGACAAGAGGCAACATTACACTGGCTCCTATAGAAATGGCATCACATCTGCAAG tttaataAACCCCATCGGAGGAAAAGCCTTTAGAGTTTttgcagtcatttaa